A stretch of Paenibacillus sp. URB8-2 DNA encodes these proteins:
- a CDS encoding methyl-accepting chemotaxis protein, with protein MKLASKLTWMMLLVLLLVGSSIGFFGYRAAYSQLDEAAGIELVGCANITTGLVDPGQLAALVAGDTSKLGAIENRIGWIVEHKPIFKEVFILSLDGKILAADKNMKARGYKAGDSFYFSDEDKKMITTMKHSTYSKVYTYQGTSLKTGYGPIYQDHDPTKPIVALMAINFDGPLVQERTLEIMKQPLIIGASILIAAILIAYFFIRRMVSPLTKLSKAVNHVAHGDLTQESLVLISKDEIGKLASDFNEMKDNLSRLITEVNDTSLQVASSSQELSASAQETNRSGEHTVNVTIELAEGAQVQLRHLESSYQAVQEMSGFIAEIALNADQAMNDAVQGADKARAGRESMDSTTEQMRVMSGSINDLSGIIHTLGGHSKEIESIVGTIASIAAETNLLALNAAIEAARAGEEGRGFAVVANSVRKLAERSGDSARQIGELLGLIVGQMDLAGETMNRSTVEMQHGTEMVTNAGQSFAEIETAVSGMATQSRDISETVQQLAQIADGLVDAIQNTVSVSNQTAEGAESLSATSQQQLAAMQEVESSSAFLSSLADKLQKLVEQFKVA; from the coding sequence ATGAAATTGGCAAGTAAATTAACTTGGATGATGCTGCTCGTGCTTCTGCTTGTGGGATCATCCATCGGATTCTTCGGCTATCGCGCCGCCTATAGCCAGCTGGATGAGGCTGCAGGTATCGAGCTTGTAGGCTGCGCCAATATTACAACCGGACTTGTAGATCCCGGGCAGCTTGCCGCTCTTGTCGCGGGCGACACCAGCAAGCTTGGCGCAATTGAGAACCGGATCGGCTGGATTGTGGAACATAAGCCGATCTTTAAGGAGGTCTTTATTCTATCGCTGGACGGCAAAATCCTTGCCGCGGACAAGAATATGAAGGCTAGGGGATACAAGGCGGGAGATTCGTTTTATTTTAGCGACGAAGATAAAAAAATGATTACCACCATGAAACACTCTACATACTCTAAGGTTTACACATACCAAGGCACCTCACTGAAAACCGGCTACGGCCCCATTTACCAAGATCACGATCCTACCAAGCCGATTGTCGCCCTGATGGCCATCAACTTTGACGGTCCGCTGGTTCAGGAAAGAACGCTTGAAATTATGAAACAACCTCTCATCATCGGCGCGTCCATCCTTATTGCCGCTATCCTGATTGCTTATTTTTTCATCCGCCGGATGGTCAGCCCGCTGACCAAGCTGTCTAAGGCCGTCAATCATGTGGCTCACGGCGATCTCACCCAGGAGTCTCTGGTCCTGATCAGCAAAGATGAAATCGGCAAGCTGGCCAGCGATTTTAATGAAATGAAAGACAATCTGAGCAGGCTTATTACCGAAGTAAACGATACCTCCTTGCAGGTCGCTTCTTCATCCCAGGAACTATCGGCAAGCGCACAGGAGACGAACCGCTCTGGAGAGCATACGGTTAACGTAACCATCGAGCTGGCGGAAGGCGCGCAGGTGCAGCTTCGCCACTTGGAGAGCAGCTATCAGGCCGTGCAGGAAATGTCCGGATTCATTGCCGAAATCGCGCTCAACGCCGACCAGGCCATGAACGATGCCGTCCAGGGAGCCGATAAGGCCCGCGCGGGAAGGGAATCTATGGATTCGACGACAGAGCAGATGAGGGTCATGAGCGGAAGCATTAATGACCTGTCCGGCATTATTCATACGCTGGGCGGTCACTCCAAAGAAATCGAGAGCATCGTCGGCACGATTGCGAGCATCGCAGCGGAGACAAATCTGCTGGCGCTGAATGCGGCCATCGAAGCCGCCCGCGCCGGCGAAGAAGGACGCGGCTTCGCCGTTGTCGCCAATTCCGTCCGCAAGCTGGCGGAGCGATCGGGGGATTCTGCCCGGCAAATCGGCGAACTGCTCGGCCTGATTGTCGGCCAAATGGATCTGGCCGGAGAGACGATGAACCGTTCGACCGTGGAGATGCAGCACGGGACGGAAATGGTGACCAATGCCGGACAATCCTTCGCGGAGATTGAAACGGCCGTTTCCGGCATGGCGACTCAAAGCCGGGATATCTCCGAAACGGTGCAACAGCTGGCGCAAATCGCCGACGGGCTGGTCGATGCGATTCAGAATACCGTCAGCGTGTCCAATCAGACCGCCGAAGGCGCGGAAAGCTTGTCCGCTACTTCGCAGCAGCAGCTCGCGGCTATGCAGGAAGTTGAATCATCCTCGGCTTTTCTCTCTTCCTTGGCGGACAAGCTGCAGAAGCTCGTGGAACAGTTCAAGGTGGCGTAA
- a CDS encoding LTA synthase family protein encodes MFILKSYLAWAVIFDNLLPWKSLLTEIPFAWALFCIIERFASKRKLGYYMTVNLLVTAIFFAAIMYFKYYGVIVTYHAAEQVNQVTAVRNSVFSLMDPYYLLIFADVIVLGYYFLFNRNGRIYKKEQINLGRGSRKFSALFAASLALCLFNVLPNKASMNEIKKAQEMGILNYEAYTIFAQETIDLVKASDITQEAVDSAKGISAPANPRLQGAAKGKNLIILQMESLQNFLIGLKIDGKEITPNFNAVMKESLYFPNFYQMVGQGNTSDAEFVVNTSFYIPPRGAATQMYVDKVLPSLPRLMEKNGYQTATFHTNDVEFWNRGELYSSLGWGKYYDHKFFGDEDTFFFGPSDEVLYRKTTAKLKEMSASGQPFYAQIISMSAHHPFTIPEEKYKMKLPERYEGTFVGDYIRAQNYADYAFGQLVQELKETGLWDNSLIMIYGDHMGLPIYSLDHDDKELMTEIYGHEYGYGNMTNIPLIVHGAGTPPQTLEQVGGEIDIMPTAANLLGISVKDHLHFGQDIINQTYNLLPERYYLPSGSFISTSGLLIPGNSFEDNSQYPIALSSKPPAATEDEYNRALRLLQLSDSYVSQLPEKKTE; translated from the coding sequence ATGTTTATTCTCAAGAGCTATTTGGCTTGGGCGGTCATTTTCGATAATCTGCTGCCGTGGAAATCGCTGCTTACCGAAATCCCTTTTGCCTGGGCGCTGTTCTGCATTATCGAGCGCTTCGCGTCAAAGCGCAAACTTGGCTATTATATGACAGTCAATCTGCTGGTAACGGCGATTTTTTTCGCAGCCATTATGTATTTTAAATACTACGGTGTCATCGTCACCTATCATGCCGCCGAGCAGGTCAATCAGGTAACCGCCGTCCGCAACAGCGTATTTTCATTGATGGACCCTTATTATTTGCTTATTTTCGCGGATGTCATCGTGCTGGGGTATTATTTTCTTTTTAACCGAAACGGCCGGATCTACAAAAAAGAACAAATCAACCTTGGACGCGGCAGCCGAAAGTTTTCGGCTCTATTCGCCGCATCGCTGGCGCTGTGTCTGTTCAATGTGCTGCCGAACAAAGCCAGCATGAACGAAATCAAGAAGGCGCAGGAAATGGGCATTCTCAATTATGAAGCCTATACGATCTTCGCTCAAGAAACAATCGACCTCGTCAAAGCCAGCGATATTACGCAGGAAGCCGTCGATTCGGCCAAGGGGATCAGTGCTCCCGCAAATCCGCGCCTACAGGGCGCTGCCAAGGGCAAGAATCTGATTATCCTTCAGATGGAGTCGCTGCAGAATTTCCTGATCGGACTTAAGATCGACGGCAAGGAGATTACACCGAACTTTAACGCCGTGATGAAGGAAAGCCTATATTTCCCGAACTTCTATCAAATGGTCGGCCAAGGCAACACATCGGATGCGGAGTTTGTCGTCAATACGTCCTTTTACATCCCTCCGCGGGGCGCAGCCACCCAAATGTACGTCGACAAGGTGCTGCCGAGCCTGCCGCGTTTAATGGAGAAGAACGGCTATCAGACGGCTACCTTCCACACGAATGATGTGGAGTTCTGGAACCGCGGGGAGCTATACAGCTCGCTCGGATGGGGCAAATATTACGATCACAAGTTCTTTGGCGATGAGGACACCTTTTTCTTCGGGCCTTCCGATGAGGTGCTGTACCGCAAAACGACCGCCAAGCTGAAGGAAATGAGCGCAAGCGGCCAGCCGTTCTACGCCCAGATCATTTCAATGTCGGCCCATCATCCGTTTACGATCCCCGAGGAAAAATACAAGATGAAGCTGCCGGAGCGTTATGAAGGCACTTTTGTAGGCGATTATATCCGGGCGCAAAATTACGCCGATTACGCTTTTGGCCAGTTGGTTCAGGAGCTTAAAGAGACCGGCCTCTGGGACAACAGCCTGATTATGATCTACGGCGACCACATGGGGCTGCCGATATACTCGCTTGACCATGACGACAAAGAGCTGATGACCGAAATTTACGGCCATGAATACGGGTACGGCAACATGACCAATATTCCGCTGATCGTTCACGGTGCGGGCACACCGCCGCAGACGCTGGAGCAGGTCGGAGGCGAAATCGATATCATGCCTACCGCCGCCAATTTGCTGGGCATATCTGTAAAGGATCATCTGCATTTTGGCCAGGATATCATTAACCAGACCTATAACCTTTTGCCCGAGCGTTATTATCTGCCGTCCGGCTCGTTTATCTCCACCTCCGGGCTGCTTATTCCCGGCAACAGCTTTGAGGATAACAGCCAGTATCCTATTGCACTCAGCAGCAAGCCACCCGCCGCCACGGAGGATGAATACAACCGTGCGCTCCGGCTGCTGCAGCTCTCCGACAGCTATGTGTCTCAGCTGCCCGAGAAAAAGACCGAATAG
- a CDS encoding putative bifunctional diguanylate cyclase/phosphodiesterase, producing the protein MDHMGIHYNVWIMLLSFVLSVTASYSALNLICQVPSATNRTRRLWLLTGACALGSGIWAMHFVGILAVRLPFDVRYSPGKAIMSMLIGIVFCYLGMSNSLAQRMTFLRCAASGLLLGAGISVMHYVGMSSMKIEAQIHYYLPSQSLSVMIALIASFMSMLLIGRFKDSPGFNRWKLYSALLLGIAISGMHYTSMRASHFAYDSWLGSNPSLLETDVILLMGVSLVTLFMFGISGGAVFLDRHMLERMAYHDPLTGLPNRHGLERYFRNWFLAGRPGAVFFVDLDRFKSINDTLGHDIGDMLLQEVASRLLQSVSPKGNVFRLGGDEFLIAEPDFTPEEAAEEAGRILQEVKKSYRIEGNDLYVTASVGISMAPAHGTDRSSLMKAADTALYTSKDSGKNKFSMFDQEMNRHQLRRMSLEKDLRKALAQSEFMVVYQPKWDSLMNVTVGLEALLRWRHPEHGIISPAEFIPIAEETGLIVPITYWMLHEVCSQNMLWHKEAVASVAVSINMSARMFESENLYEIVEEALTRSGLSPHYLELEITESIAMNNMEETVAQLSKLRNLGVRVSLDDFGTGFSSLGNLDEIPVNTLKIDQVFIRKSKMHSKKAIISNIIAIARNLNMEVVAEGVETPEQIDLLQSLGCRVMQGYYYGRPMPVHELGQWFTDNAAAV; encoded by the coding sequence ATGGATCATATGGGAATCCACTATAATGTATGGATTATGCTGCTCTCATTCGTGCTTTCGGTGACGGCGTCCTACTCCGCTTTAAATTTGATCTGCCAAGTTCCTTCCGCAACGAACAGGACGCGCCGTTTATGGCTTCTCACGGGAGCCTGCGCTCTCGGAAGCGGCATCTGGGCGATGCATTTTGTCGGGATTTTGGCCGTCCGGCTGCCGTTTGACGTGCGCTACAGCCCGGGGAAAGCCATTATGTCCATGCTTATCGGCATCGTCTTCTGTTATTTGGGAATGTCCAATTCGCTGGCACAGCGGATGACATTCTTGCGCTGCGCGGCCAGCGGACTGCTGCTGGGTGCGGGAATCTCCGTCATGCATTATGTAGGGATGTCCTCGATGAAGATAGAGGCGCAGATTCATTACTATCTGCCAAGCCAGAGCCTCTCCGTCATGATCGCGCTCATCGCCTCGTTTATGAGCATGCTGCTGATCGGCAGATTCAAGGATTCGCCCGGCTTCAACCGCTGGAAGCTGTATTCCGCGCTGCTGCTTGGCATAGCGATAAGCGGCATGCACTATACGAGTATGCGGGCCAGCCATTTTGCTTACGACAGCTGGCTCGGCTCCAATCCTTCCCTGCTTGAGACGGATGTCATTCTGCTGATGGGTGTGTCGCTCGTCACCCTCTTCATGTTCGGGATATCCGGCGGCGCCGTTTTCCTGGACAGGCATATGCTTGAGCGGATGGCTTACCATGATCCGTTAACCGGCTTGCCGAACCGCCATGGATTGGAACGGTATTTCAGAAATTGGTTTCTGGCCGGCCGGCCAGGCGCCGTGTTCTTTGTCGATCTGGACCGCTTTAAATCGATTAACGATACGCTGGGTCATGATATCGGCGATATGCTGCTGCAGGAAGTAGCTTCAAGGCTGCTTCAGAGCGTGAGTCCAAAGGGGAATGTATTCCGTTTGGGAGGAGATGAATTCCTGATCGCCGAACCCGACTTTACCCCGGAGGAGGCGGCGGAAGAAGCGGGCCGAATTCTTCAGGAGGTCAAGAAATCGTACCGGATTGAAGGCAATGATCTGTACGTCACGGCCAGCGTCGGCATCAGCATGGCTCCGGCGCACGGAACGGATCGTTCCTCCTTGATGAAAGCGGCGGATACCGCGCTTTATACGTCCAAGGATTCCGGCAAAAATAAATTCAGCATGTTCGACCAGGAGATGAACCGGCATCAGCTTCGGCGAATGTCCCTGGAGAAGGATCTGCGCAAGGCGCTGGCGCAGTCCGAATTCATGGTGGTGTACCAGCCGAAGTGGGACTCCCTTATGAACGTAACCGTCGGCCTCGAAGCCCTTCTGCGATGGAGGCATCCCGAGCACGGCATTATCTCTCCGGCCGAGTTCATACCGATCGCGGAGGAGACAGGACTGATTGTGCCCATTACGTACTGGATGCTGCATGAGGTATGCAGCCAGAATATGCTCTGGCATAAAGAAGCAGTCGCTTCGGTCGCCGTATCGATCAATATGTCGGCGCGGATGTTCGAGTCGGAGAATCTGTATGAGATAGTCGAAGAAGCCCTGACGCGTTCGGGTTTGTCCCCGCATTATCTGGAGCTTGAAATTACGGAGTCGATTGCGATGAACAACATGGAGGAGACGGTGGCTCAATTGTCCAAGTTGCGCAATCTGGGCGTCAGAGTATCCCTGGATGACTTCGGCACGGGTTTTTCCTCCCTTGGCAATCTGGATGAAATTCCGGTCAATACGCTCAAGATCGACCAGGTGTTCATCCGCAAGAGCAAGATGCACTCCAAGAAGGCGATTATCAGCAACATTATCGCCATCGCCAGAAACCTCAATATGGAGGTCGTTGCGGAAGGCGTAGAGACACCGGAACAGATCGATCTGCTGCAATCGCTGGGCTGCCGGGTCATGCAGGGTTACTATTACGGCCGTCCGATGCCGGTTCACGAGCTGGGCCAGTGGTTTACGGATAATGCCGCTGCGGTATAA
- a CDS encoding MarR family winged helix-turn-helix transcriptional regulator — protein sequence MPPETDPLVEQIGLSMWRVQRKIISGMSLQKELGLTFPQFALLNMIAREGRARVVTLAERMEVKSSAITVMLDRMDAIGLVNREQDENDRRAVVVTLTEKGEIMCAEGQRRSLVLLEEYLSILTPEELHRFAEYYDMLDRQER from the coding sequence ATGCCGCCAGAAACGGACCCGCTTGTGGAACAAATCGGATTATCGATGTGGAGGGTGCAGCGAAAAATTATATCGGGAATGTCCCTGCAGAAGGAGCTTGGACTGACATTCCCCCAGTTTGCTTTGCTGAATATGATAGCCCGCGAGGGAAGAGCGAGGGTGGTGACGCTTGCCGAGCGGATGGAAGTCAAATCGAGTGCGATTACGGTAATGCTTGACCGCATGGATGCGATTGGCCTGGTCAACAGGGAGCAGGACGAGAACGACCGCAGGGCCGTTGTGGTTACGCTTACCGAAAAAGGCGAGATTATGTGCGCCGAAGGGCAGCGCCGCTCGCTTGTCCTGCTGGAGGAATATTTGTCGATTCTGACACCGGAGGAGCTTCACCGATTCGCGGAGTATTACGATATGCTGGACAGGCAGGAGCGTTAG
- a CDS encoding response regulator transcription factor, which translates to MYKVLIVDDEAVIRNGISAIIDWEKEEMLVEDHYANGTEALTAMSERSFDILITDVKMPLMDGIQLTKRALELYPWLKVILISHYSDFEYVKEGLKVGAADYLLKLTLNRDELLAVLRRCVSLLEEERKRALELNYFRQSAAYRKRKGLEQEIKRRIVQKRPSSLATGWAPAWMDRRYACVYLTLDKAEEWIENYGYLYVHFLLEEIQEAFYEHIAEGAAMLAADSSLFLVVPDNEGDSEKLILEWKSTLEAGRGISTSAGTAVKQGIHHLLKGFADCRSACQRRFFEGLGGLYPMKVVETGVKAYENTYIPNDWTLFSEMIRSGDPVSSAIELALERWKNGTLNPEQVRQEACELLAGVHHLHPDSRWLLPHRQDMLLRTETLEQLSSYLTGQLEEIRQSLMPALADNGYGGQLITKALEYISAHYTGNLTLQSAADSVHLSKSYFSLYFKKQTGRNFIDYLIELRIREAKRLLAQNDIRIYDVAEAAGFKDVKYFCKAFKKVTGLTPLEYREKHQVTGSYVN; encoded by the coding sequence ATGTATAAAGTTCTTATTGTCGATGATGAGGCCGTCATCCGTAACGGTATCAGCGCCATTATTGATTGGGAAAAGGAAGAAATGCTCGTAGAAGACCATTACGCCAACGGAACAGAGGCTCTGACTGCTATGAGCGAGCGTTCCTTCGATATTCTCATTACGGATGTCAAGATGCCTTTAATGGACGGTATTCAACTCACGAAGCGGGCGCTGGAGCTGTATCCCTGGCTCAAGGTGATCCTGATCAGCCACTACAGCGATTTCGAATATGTCAAAGAAGGGCTTAAGGTGGGGGCCGCCGATTATTTGTTGAAACTGACCTTGAACCGGGATGAACTTCTTGCCGTTCTTCGAAGATGTGTCTCTCTGCTGGAGGAAGAAAGGAAGAGAGCTCTCGAACTGAATTATTTTCGGCAAAGCGCGGCTTACCGGAAACGAAAAGGTCTCGAACAGGAGATTAAAAGGCGGATCGTGCAAAAAAGGCCCTCCTCCCTGGCAACCGGTTGGGCGCCGGCATGGATGGACAGAAGATATGCCTGCGTCTATCTCACACTGGATAAGGCCGAGGAATGGATTGAAAATTACGGTTATTTGTACGTCCATTTTCTGCTGGAAGAAATACAGGAAGCGTTCTATGAACATATTGCGGAAGGAGCAGCCATGCTTGCGGCAGACAGTAGCCTGTTTCTGGTCGTTCCCGATAATGAGGGAGATTCCGAAAAGCTAATCCTGGAGTGGAAGAGCACGCTGGAAGCCGGAAGAGGAATCTCGACTTCAGCGGGTACCGCGGTCAAGCAAGGCATACATCATCTTCTTAAGGGATTTGCCGACTGCCGTTCCGCCTGCCAAAGACGTTTTTTTGAGGGGCTTGGCGGTTTGTATCCAATGAAGGTCGTTGAAACTGGGGTTAAAGCCTATGAAAATACATATATCCCCAATGATTGGACGCTTTTTTCCGAAATGATCCGCAGCGGTGATCCGGTCTCATCAGCAATCGAGTTAGCCTTGGAGCGCTGGAAGAACGGGACTTTGAACCCGGAACAAGTACGGCAGGAGGCTTGCGAGTTGCTTGCAGGCGTCCATCACTTACATCCGGATTCCAGATGGCTGCTTCCCCACAGGCAAGATATGCTCCTCCGGACAGAGACACTGGAGCAGCTCTCGTCTTATTTAACGGGTCAGTTGGAGGAAATCCGCCAGTCTCTGATGCCTGCACTGGCCGATAACGGTTACGGGGGCCAGTTAATTACGAAGGCGCTGGAGTACATCTCCGCCCATTACACGGGGAATTTGACGCTTCAGAGCGCAGCGGATAGCGTGCATCTCAGCAAAAGCTATTTCAGTCTATATTTCAAAAAACAGACCGGGCGCAATTTTATTGATTATCTAATTGAACTGCGAATCAGGGAGGCGAAGCGGCTGCTCGCCCAAAACGATATCCGGATTTACGATGTAGCCGAGGCCGCCGGTTTTAAAGATGTGAAATATTTCTGCAAAGCATTCAAGAAAGTGACCGGACTGACACCGCTCGAATACAGGGAGAAGCACCAGGTGACCGGATCGTATGTCAATTAA
- a CDS encoding glycoside hydrolase family 31 protein produces the protein MVTINAATTFLISGNALTPLISEAAELVAPPGAQVWEGKMVDKNGNQQQVHDERPLDKNNLQKLTVQGVEKLVNGVKLNLGEMESYIRLLSSDISKVSIIKKGDKEFTSVGIAETDWKSPKFTVTEDNKKIVLKSDSLTVNINKSPFGIKYLDKDGNVINEDADQGVGYENGKHYVFKKTDKDEDFHGFGQKTTGLNHRGKEIGVWNRENLPEPVSKYTFSSIPFFIGLKGDKAYGILFDNTYRSYYDMAAESDDYYYFWADGGKLTYYFINGPEMKDIVNRYTDLTGKMQMPPEWAMGFHQSAWGYHQKDIEQVAQTYREKNIPIDGVMLDIEWMDDYKNFYFGDKFPDPDGMNKRLHDAGFHYTSIIDPAIRVPDPGQPEYIPYTEGTQKDLWVKNPDGTNYLGKVWPWGVPSKSVFPNFMKQETRDWWAKWHKPVFDKGADGIWNDMNEPANFSTVDYWTLPLDRIFETDNGEKLTHEEAHNVYAHTEAQATDQAFKTNKPNVRPFILTRASFTGTQRYATATWTGDNWSRWEMLRISIFQDANVGLTGMAMVGNDIGGFAKKPYEGVVATPELFARWVQVGAFYPFSRDHYNNDGKSPMETDAAQSLKWGRQEPWQFGKEVEDISRKYISMRYELMPYLYNAFKDAHEKGNLIFQPLVYQFQQDQNTHDIQDQFMFGQSLMMAPIVYQGATSRDVYLPEGVKWVDYWTGEVFEGGQTIHKDADLGTLPIYVKQDSIIPRREVQQHSGEKELTNLILDTYLDNKASYSFYEDDAKTEDYTRGEFNITEFSVDQKGNHVEFSQNKQTQSYASDIQSYTLKLHNATAPKKVEAANDKYAEAASLEELGKEASGYFFDNTEKVLYVKIPANESHKVKIFN, from the coding sequence ATGGTCACGATTAATGCTGCAACTACATTTTTAATATCAGGCAATGCCCTAACGCCTCTAATTTCCGAGGCTGCAGAGCTTGTGGCTCCGCCTGGGGCACAAGTATGGGAAGGCAAGATGGTCGACAAGAACGGCAACCAGCAGCAAGTACATGATGAAAGACCTTTGGATAAAAACAATCTGCAAAAGCTGACCGTTCAAGGCGTCGAAAAGCTGGTAAACGGCGTGAAGTTGAATTTGGGAGAAATGGAATCCTATATCCGCTTGCTGTCTTCCGACATTTCCAAAGTATCGATCATTAAAAAAGGCGATAAAGAATTCACTTCCGTCGGTATTGCGGAAACAGATTGGAAAAGTCCTAAATTTACAGTAACAGAAGATAACAAGAAAATTGTATTGAAGTCCGACAGCTTAACGGTAAACATCAACAAAAGCCCGTTCGGCATCAAATACTTAGATAAAGACGGCAATGTGATCAACGAAGACGCGGACCAAGGCGTAGGTTACGAAAACGGCAAGCATTACGTGTTCAAGAAAACCGACAAAGACGAAGATTTTCACGGATTCGGACAGAAAACAACCGGATTGAACCATCGCGGTAAAGAAATCGGAGTATGGAACCGCGAGAATCTGCCGGAACCGGTTTCGAAATACACGTTCTCTTCGATTCCATTCTTTATCGGGTTGAAAGGCGACAAAGCATACGGTATTTTATTCGATAATACTTACCGTTCTTACTACGATATGGCTGCTGAAAGCGACGACTACTACTACTTCTGGGCCGATGGCGGAAAATTGACTTACTACTTCATCAACGGACCGGAAATGAAAGACATCGTAAACCGCTACACGGATTTGACCGGAAAAATGCAAATGCCGCCGGAATGGGCGATGGGCTTCCATCAATCCGCTTGGGGCTATCATCAAAAGGATATTGAGCAAGTGGCGCAAACCTACCGTGAAAAGAACATTCCGATTGACGGCGTGATGCTGGACATCGAATGGATGGATGACTATAAAAACTTCTATTTTGGCGATAAATTCCCGGATCCGGATGGAATGAACAAACGCTTGCACGATGCGGGTTTCCATTATACTTCCATCATTGATCCAGCAATTCGCGTGCCTGACCCGGGACAACCGGAATATATTCCTTATACCGAGGGGACTCAAAAAGATCTTTGGGTTAAAAATCCGGATGGCACCAACTATTTGGGTAAAGTTTGGCCTTGGGGCGTCCCATCCAAATCCGTTTTCCCTAACTTCATGAAACAAGAAACCCGCGACTGGTGGGCGAAATGGCATAAACCGGTCTTTGATAAAGGCGCAGACGGCATTTGGAACGACATGAACGAACCTGCTAACTTTAGTACGGTAGACTATTGGACGTTACCGCTGGATAGAATTTTTGAAACGGACAATGGTGAAAAATTAACGCATGAAGAAGCGCATAACGTTTACGCCCACACTGAGGCTCAAGCCACAGATCAGGCATTCAAAACGAATAAACCGAACGTTCGTCCATTTATCTTGACACGTGCTTCGTTTACAGGTACGCAGCGTTACGCTACCGCAACCTGGACAGGCGATAACTGGAGCAGATGGGAAATGCTTAGAATTTCAATTTTCCAAGACGCTAATGTCGGTTTGACAGGTATGGCGATGGTCGGAAACGATATCGGCGGCTTTGCGAAAAAACCTTACGAAGGCGTTGTAGCTACACCTGAATTGTTTGCTCGTTGGGTTCAAGTCGGCGCATTCTATCCGTTCTCCCGCGACCACTACAACAATGACGGTAAAAGCCCGATGGAAACAGACGCGGCTCAAAGCTTGAAATGGGGCAGACAAGAACCATGGCAGTTCGGTAAAGAAGTTGAGGATATCAGCCGCAAGTACATTTCCATGCGCTATGAATTGATGCCTTACCTTTACAATGCGTTCAAAGATGCGCATGAAAAAGGCAATCTCATTTTCCAACCGCTCGTGTACCAGTTCCAGCAGGACCAGAACACTCATGATATCCAAGACCAATTCATGTTTGGTCAATCTCTGATGATGGCTCCAATCGTATACCAAGGCGCAACGTCCCGTGACGTATACCTGCCGGAAGGCGTGAAATGGGTAGACTACTGGACTGGCGAAGTATTTGAAGGCGGACAAACGATCCACAAAGACGCCGATCTTGGAACGCTTCCGATCTACGTGAAGCAGGATTCGATTATCCCGCGCCGCGAAGTTCAGCAGCATTCCGGTGAGAAGGAATTGACGAACCTGATTCTCGACACTTATCTGGATAACAAAGCATCTTACAGCTTCTATGAAGACGATGCTAAAACCGAGGACTACACCAGAGGCGAATTTAACATTACCGAATTTAGCGTAGATCAAAAGGGCAACCACGTTGAGTTCAGCCAGAACAAACAAACTCAAAGCTACGCTTCCGATATTCAGTCTTACACATTGAAACTGCATAATGCCACGGCGCCGAAGAAAGTGGAGGCAGCCAATGACAAATATGCTGAAGCAGCCAGCTTGGAAGAACTGGGCAAAGAAGCAAGCGGCTACTTCTTCGATAACACCGAGAAAGTGCTGTATGTAAAAATCCCGGCAAACGAGAGCCACAAAGTTAAGATTTTTAACTAA